Proteins encoded by one window of Acidipropionibacterium virtanenii:
- a CDS encoding BMP family lipoprotein codes for MSCFRRHSVKKSLTAAAAVISAMALSLTACAQAPDESGGSSASASSTSTRAGGTGSFKACMVSDSAGFTDKSFNQTSLAGLTKAASDLKVNTAKVESKDDKDYAVNIQSMIDAKCTMIVSVGFLLEKATVAAAKANPDIDFAIVDSQPADAPKNLKPLIFNTAESSFQAGYLAAALTKSGKVGTFGGQKIPTVTIFMDGFAQGVDYYNTQKKKSVQVLGWNAKKQDGQFVPQPNPFQNVAGGKTTAQTLVNQGADIILPVAGNAGNGALQVVKSSGGKANAIWVDADGCNTQPTYCSSIITSVYKGMDVAVYDAIKAAKDGNFSGDPYVGSLKDGGTGLSPFHTFDSKVPSDLKSELNSIKTDIASGKIKITSTAQPK; via the coding sequence ATGTCCTGCTTCAGGAGGCATTCCGTGAAGAAGTCACTCACCGCTGCCGCGGCTGTCATCTCAGCCATGGCCCTGTCCCTGACGGCCTGCGCCCAGGCCCCCGACGAGTCGGGCGGCTCCAGCGCGTCGGCGTCCAGCACCTCGACCAGGGCGGGGGGCACCGGCAGTTTCAAGGCCTGCATGGTCTCGGACTCGGCCGGGTTCACCGACAAGTCCTTCAACCAGACCTCCCTGGCCGGCCTCACCAAGGCGGCCTCCGATCTCAAGGTCAACACCGCGAAGGTCGAGTCCAAGGATGACAAGGACTACGCCGTCAACATTCAGTCCATGATCGACGCCAAGTGCACGATGATCGTCTCGGTGGGCTTCCTCCTCGAGAAGGCCACCGTGGCCGCCGCCAAGGCTAACCCGGACATCGATTTCGCCATCGTCGACTCCCAGCCGGCCGACGCCCCGAAGAACCTCAAGCCGCTGATCTTCAACACCGCCGAGTCCTCCTTCCAGGCCGGCTACCTCGCCGCGGCCCTGACGAAGTCCGGCAAGGTGGGCACTTTCGGCGGCCAGAAGATTCCGACCGTGACGATCTTCATGGACGGGTTCGCACAGGGCGTGGACTACTACAACACCCAGAAGAAGAAGTCGGTCCAGGTGCTCGGCTGGAACGCGAAGAAGCAGGACGGCCAGTTCGTCCCCCAGCCCAACCCGTTCCAGAACGTCGCGGGCGGCAAGACCACGGCCCAGACGCTGGTCAACCAGGGGGCCGACATCATCCTCCCGGTGGCGGGCAACGCCGGTAACGGCGCCCTGCAGGTGGTGAAGTCCTCGGGCGGCAAGGCCAATGCCATCTGGGTCGACGCCGACGGCTGCAACACCCAGCCGACCTACTGCTCGAGCATCATCACCTCGGTGTACAAGGGCATGGACGTCGCCGTGTACGACGCCATCAAGGCCGCCAAGGACGGCAACTTCAGCGGCGATCCCTATGTGGGATCGCTCAAGGACGGCGGTACCGGCCTGTCCCCGTTCCACACCTTCGACTCGAAGGTCCCCTCCGACCTGAAGTCGGAGCTGAACTCGATCAAGACCGATATCGCCTCCGGCAAGATCAAGATCACCTCGACGGCTCAGCCCAAGTGA
- a CDS encoding ABC transporter ATP-binding protein has product MTSAITQETKVADPVAEGLSLRGITKQFGTLTANDHIDLDIVPGRIHCLLGENGAGKSTLMNILYGLLEADEGSVHIDGRAQHFGNPKQAMAAGIGMVHQHFMLVDVFTVAENIILGREPSRAGVLNMRQARRRVRELSDRYHLDVTPDAVVENLPVGVQQRVEILKSLANDAKYLIFDEPTAVLTPQEIDELMTVMRALRDEGRAIVFITHKLREVQAIADDITVIRRGKVVGTASPQDSEGRLAELMVGRAVSLRVSKEPPEIGDPRLEIEHLTVADTTGAVVVDDVSLEARGGEILCIAGVQGNGQTELAEALIGTSRPTSGTIRIDGAQTAHMDPGDTIAAGLGFVPEDRQRDGFVGEFTVAENLVINHLGEYTRGGNLNLARIRRNAVDRVEEFDIRTPSVDLPVSSLSGGNQQKVVLARELSRPLSVLVASQPTRGVDVGAVEFLHGRLVAERDKGTAVLIVSTELDEIEALADRIAVMYRGRIVGVVDAGTPREVLGLMMAGFSHEEAVTSLRPDEEKKAADDEQQ; this is encoded by the coding sequence GTGACAAGCGCCATCACTCAGGAGACGAAGGTCGCTGATCCCGTGGCGGAGGGACTGAGCCTGCGTGGCATCACCAAGCAGTTCGGCACCCTGACCGCCAACGATCACATCGACCTGGACATCGTGCCGGGTCGGATCCACTGTCTGCTGGGGGAGAACGGGGCCGGCAAGTCCACCCTGATGAATATCCTCTACGGCCTCCTGGAGGCCGATGAGGGGAGCGTCCACATCGACGGCCGCGCGCAGCACTTCGGCAACCCCAAGCAGGCGATGGCCGCCGGGATCGGCATGGTCCACCAGCACTTCATGCTGGTCGACGTGTTCACGGTCGCCGAGAACATCATCCTGGGCCGCGAGCCCTCCCGCGCCGGAGTGCTCAACATGCGGCAGGCGCGCCGCCGGGTCCGCGAGCTGTCGGACCGCTACCACCTCGACGTCACCCCCGACGCCGTCGTGGAGAACCTGCCGGTCGGCGTCCAGCAGCGGGTCGAGATTCTCAAGTCGCTGGCCAACGACGCCAAGTACCTGATCTTCGACGAGCCCACCGCCGTGCTCACCCCCCAGGAGATCGACGAGCTCATGACGGTGATGCGGGCGCTGCGCGACGAGGGCCGCGCCATCGTCTTCATCACCCACAAGCTGCGGGAGGTCCAGGCCATCGCCGACGACATCACCGTGATCCGCCGCGGCAAGGTGGTCGGCACCGCCTCCCCGCAGGACTCGGAGGGTCGGCTCGCCGAACTCATGGTGGGCCGTGCGGTGAGCCTGAGGGTCTCCAAGGAGCCCCCCGAGATCGGTGATCCACGCCTGGAGATCGAGCACCTGACGGTAGCCGACACCACCGGTGCGGTGGTGGTCGACGACGTCAGCCTGGAGGCCCGCGGGGGCGAGATCCTGTGCATCGCCGGGGTCCAGGGCAACGGCCAGACCGAGCTCGCCGAGGCGCTGATCGGGACGTCGAGACCCACCTCCGGGACGATCCGCATCGACGGCGCCCAGACCGCGCACATGGATCCCGGCGACACCATCGCGGCCGGTCTGGGTTTCGTGCCCGAGGACCGGCAGCGCGACGGATTCGTCGGCGAGTTCACCGTCGCCGAGAACCTGGTCATCAACCATCTGGGCGAGTACACCCGTGGCGGCAACCTCAACCTGGCGAGGATCCGCCGCAACGCCGTCGACCGGGTCGAGGAGTTCGACATCCGGACCCCCTCGGTGGACCTGCCGGTGTCATCGCTGTCGGGGGGCAACCAGCAGAAGGTGGTGCTGGCACGGGAGCTGTCGCGGCCTTTGTCGGTGCTGGTGGCCTCCCAGCCCACCAGGGGGGTCGACGTCGGCGCGGTGGAGTTCCTGCACGGCCGGTTGGTCGCCGAACGGGACAAGGGCACCGCGGTGCTCATCGTCTCCACCGAGCTCGACGAGATCGAGGCCCTGGCCGACCGCATCGCCGTGATGTACCGGGGCCGGATCGTCGGCGTCGTGGACGCCGGGACGCCGCGCGAGGTGCTCGGCCTCATGATGGCCGGATTCAGCCATGAGGAGGCCGTGACGAGCCTGCGGCCCGACGAGGAGAAGAAGGCGGCTGACGATGAGCAGCAGTGA
- a CDS encoding ABC transporter permease: MTPRDVRLLRPTETDPAETGIELPPDVRRPPAEEVALTYLESREARTHRLSTSVLIGLMAAILLWLVSMTSGKAHFGFGDSLSGQALGTLTIPGTPIVLVCGLLCAGAAVAFFLGRSRRPVSASAGAVAGATIIIGFLTWAAAGRDLPFQVSSQFQGTISLATPLILGALCGVMCERSGVVNVAIEGQMLTGAFAAALVGSMTQSITAAMVAGIIAGVLMAALLALFTIKYLVDEVVMGVVVNLFATGLTGFLYNQLMGQDTEHFNTAPIMSPIAIPGLSRIPFLGPVLFDQTILVYIAICCIPLVHLVLWHTSWGLRIRSVGEHPEAADTVGISVVGIRWSAVLAGGVLAGLGGAYFTIGTVGSFSKDITVGNGFIALAALIMGRWKPGLAAVMALFFSFVTQLSTELGPLGTPMPSQFLLLLPYVATIVAVAGLVGKVRAPAADGDPFVKD, translated from the coding sequence ATGACGCCGCGCGACGTCCGTCTGCTCAGACCGACCGAGACCGATCCCGCCGAGACCGGCATCGAACTGCCGCCCGACGTCCGCCGTCCCCCCGCCGAGGAGGTGGCACTGACCTACCTGGAGTCCCGGGAGGCGCGCACCCATCGGCTCTCGACGTCGGTGCTCATCGGGCTGATGGCCGCGATTCTGCTCTGGCTGGTGTCGATGACCTCCGGCAAGGCGCACTTCGGTTTCGGGGACAGCCTGTCCGGTCAGGCCCTCGGGACACTCACGATCCCGGGGACGCCGATCGTCCTGGTCTGCGGCCTGCTGTGCGCAGGAGCCGCCGTGGCCTTCTTCCTGGGCCGCTCCCGCCGGCCGGTCTCGGCGAGTGCCGGGGCGGTCGCGGGGGCCACCATCATCATCGGCTTCCTCACCTGGGCCGCGGCCGGGCGCGATCTCCCCTTCCAGGTCTCCAGCCAGTTCCAGGGAACCATCTCACTGGCCACGCCTCTCATTCTCGGCGCCCTGTGCGGCGTGATGTGCGAGCGCTCCGGAGTGGTCAACGTGGCCATCGAGGGTCAGATGCTCACCGGGGCCTTCGCGGCCGCACTGGTGGGATCGATGACCCAGTCGATCACGGCGGCGATGGTCGCCGGAATCATCGCCGGGGTCCTGATGGCAGCCCTGCTGGCCCTGTTCACCATCAAGTACCTGGTCGACGAGGTGGTCATGGGCGTGGTGGTGAACCTCTTCGCCACAGGATTGACGGGGTTCCTCTACAACCAGTTGATGGGACAGGACACCGAGCACTTCAACACGGCGCCCATCATGTCGCCGATCGCGATCCCGGGCCTGTCGAGGATCCCCTTCCTCGGCCCCGTGCTGTTCGACCAGACGATCCTGGTGTATATCGCGATCTGCTGCATTCCGCTGGTCCACCTGGTGCTGTGGCACACCAGTTGGGGGCTGCGGATCCGCTCGGTCGGAGAACACCCCGAGGCCGCCGACACGGTGGGCATCTCGGTGGTCGGTATCCGCTGGTCGGCGGTGCTGGCCGGCGGTGTGCTCGCCGGCCTGGGAGGCGCCTACTTCACCATCGGCACGGTGGGCTCCTTCTCCAAGGACATCACGGTCGGCAACGGCTTCATCGCCCTGGCGGCCCTCATCATGGGGCGGTGGAAGCCCGGCCTGGCCGCGGTGATGGCACTGTTCTTCAGCTTCGTGACGCAGTTGTCCACCGAGCTCGGTCCGCTCGGCACCCCGATGCCCAGCCAGTTCCTCCTGCTGCTGCCCTACGTCGCCACGATCGTCGCGGTGGCCGGGCTGGTCGGGAAGGTGCGGGCCCCGGCCGCCGACGGAGATCCCTTTGTCAAAGATTGA
- a CDS encoding cytidine deaminase, producing the protein MESGIDWQGLRDAALRMTRLAYAPYSHYPVGAAGLVDDGRIVSGCNVENAGYGVTLCAECGLISELVAGGGGRLVAFCCVDGQGGIIMPCGRCRQLLWEHGGPELAVATPAGVQSMARVLPQAFDADSLGLSRD; encoded by the coding sequence ATGGAATCCGGGATCGACTGGCAGGGGCTGCGCGATGCGGCACTGCGGATGACGCGGCTGGCCTATGCCCCGTACTCGCACTATCCGGTCGGTGCGGCCGGACTGGTCGACGACGGCCGGATCGTGTCCGGATGCAATGTGGAGAACGCCGGCTACGGGGTGACCCTGTGCGCCGAGTGCGGCCTGATCAGCGAGCTGGTCGCCGGGGGCGGGGGACGCCTGGTCGCCTTCTGCTGCGTGGACGGGCAGGGCGGCATCATCATGCCGTGCGGCCGGTGCCGCCAGCTGCTGTGGGAACATGGTGGCCCCGAACTGGCGGTCGCCACGCCGGCCGGGGTGCAGTCGATGGCCCGGGTGCTTCCCCAGGCCTTCGACGCCGACAGCCTGGGGTTGTCCCGGGACTGA
- a CDS encoding RNase H family protein, whose translation MITAAADGSSLDNPGPAGWAWYVDDRRWAAGGWPRGTNNMGELMAVLDLLRATSGAGEELTVLCDSQYAINCCTKWIPGWKRRGWKKRDGKPVLNRDLLEQLDAELSGREVTFEWVKGHAGHRLNEAADARARAAATAYRDGTPVDEGPGYDGDGRGGRQAPEGPPAGPASSATRRLGGDDVEDGGDAQAGLFDLPETPLTPDQELVVELTRLEKLALSDEVRSDPARMGELLAPDFVEHGSSGRLWTRGRMLAELAPLEVRPKFEVLGMMRLSEDSVLFRWRERAGSRVVLRASIWSRGGVHGWRMRFHQGTLVR comes from the coding sequence ATGATCACCGCCGCCGCAGATGGATCCTCCCTGGACAATCCGGGCCCCGCGGGCTGGGCCTGGTACGTCGACGACCGGCGGTGGGCGGCCGGCGGCTGGCCGCGCGGCACCAACAACATGGGCGAGCTGATGGCCGTCCTCGATCTGCTGCGCGCCACCTCCGGGGCCGGGGAGGAGCTCACCGTGCTGTGCGACTCCCAGTACGCCATCAACTGCTGCACGAAGTGGATCCCGGGCTGGAAGAGACGTGGCTGGAAGAAGCGCGACGGCAAGCCGGTGCTCAACCGGGATCTGCTGGAGCAGCTGGACGCCGAGCTGTCCGGACGCGAGGTGACCTTCGAATGGGTGAAGGGGCATGCCGGGCATCGGCTCAACGAGGCCGCCGACGCGCGCGCCAGGGCCGCGGCCACCGCCTACCGCGACGGCACCCCGGTCGACGAGGGCCCCGGATACGACGGGGACGGAAGAGGCGGACGTCAGGCCCCTGAGGGGCCGCCGGCCGGCCCGGCGAGCTCCGCGACCCGCCGCTTGGGCGGGGACGACGTCGAGGACGGGGGAGACGCCCAGGCCGGGCTCTTCGACCTCCCCGAGACGCCGCTGACCCCCGATCAGGAACTCGTCGTCGAACTGACCCGGCTGGAGAAGCTCGCCCTGAGCGACGAGGTGCGCTCGGATCCGGCGAGGATGGGCGAACTGCTGGCTCCCGACTTCGTCGAGCACGGATCCAGCGGCCGGTTGTGGACGCGCGGCCGGATGCTGGCGGAGCTGGCCCCCCTGGAGGTGCGTCCGAAATTCGAGGTGCTGGGGATGATGAGGCTGTCCGAGGACTCGGTGCTGTTCCGCTGGCGGGAGCGAGC
- a CDS encoding phosphotransferase translates to MTSVEAHGPDPDGSQLLTGPAVENLLRAAVEHAGGALESWRLDHVDANPGRSTTATYQAMVRWSYGSRPELLGVSARSAGPLTSDARAEIFADGDREVAVWLYPDDPDLPGLATAAYPERMAELITRLGLVGRPVSPAQVSLHMIGYRPRRRAVLRVDVTDPRRTFYVKVLRDRLFDEILTRHRILLRGGVPAPEVAGITDDNLLILAELPGRPLAKAIFDPVEPCTADDLIDVLDTMPTAVAALERRPPWTEAVDHYAQMVATALPSQSGRLSWMSSMILQGLAAVPPGHEATHGDFHEGQVHVADGRVCGVLDVDTIGPGRRADDLACMVAHLSTVQRMDAQQAARVHHLIRTWVPVFDERVDPTELRLRAAAVIISLATGPYRGQEPHWEKETIAILDAAEALVRQVC, encoded by the coding sequence GTGACATCGGTGGAGGCGCACGGCCCCGATCCGGACGGCTCGCAGCTGCTCACCGGCCCCGCCGTGGAGAACCTCCTGCGCGCTGCCGTCGAACACGCCGGAGGGGCCCTGGAGAGTTGGCGGCTGGATCACGTCGACGCCAATCCCGGCCGCTCGACCACGGCCACCTACCAGGCCATGGTGCGGTGGTCCTACGGGTCGCGCCCCGAGCTGTTGGGGGTGAGCGCCCGCAGTGCCGGGCCGCTCACCAGCGACGCGAGGGCCGAGATCTTCGCCGACGGGGACCGGGAGGTGGCTGTCTGGCTCTACCCCGATGACCCTGACCTGCCGGGTCTGGCCACGGCCGCCTACCCCGAGCGGATGGCCGAGCTCATCACCCGGCTCGGCCTGGTGGGCCGCCCTGTCAGTCCTGCTCAGGTGAGCCTTCACATGATCGGATACCGACCGCGTCGCCGGGCCGTACTGCGTGTCGACGTCACCGATCCACGGCGCACCTTCTACGTCAAGGTGCTGCGCGACAGGCTTTTCGACGAGATCCTCACCCGTCATCGGATCCTGCTTCGCGGCGGCGTCCCGGCCCCCGAGGTGGCCGGCATCACGGACGACAACCTGCTCATCCTGGCCGAGCTGCCGGGCCGCCCCCTGGCCAAGGCGATCTTCGATCCCGTTGAGCCCTGCACCGCCGATGATCTCATCGATGTGCTGGACACCATGCCGACCGCGGTCGCCGCCCTGGAGAGACGGCCTCCCTGGACCGAGGCGGTGGACCACTACGCGCAGATGGTCGCGACCGCGCTGCCCTCGCAGTCCGGGAGGCTGTCGTGGATGTCCTCCATGATTCTTCAGGGGCTGGCGGCGGTACCGCCCGGCCATGAGGCCACCCATGGAGACTTCCACGAGGGACAGGTGCATGTGGCCGACGGCCGGGTCTGCGGGGTCCTGGACGTGGACACGATCGGACCGGGACGCCGCGCCGACGATCTGGCCTGCATGGTCGCCCACCTGTCGACCGTGCAGCGGATGGATGCCCAGCAGGCCGCCCGGGTGCACCATCTCATCCGCACCTGGGTGCCGGTCTTCGACGAGCGGGTCGATCCCACCGAGCTGAGGCTGCGCGCGGCAGCTGTCATCATCTCCTTGGCGACCGGCCCCTATCGCGGCCAGGAGCCGCACTGGGAGAAGGAGACCATCGCCATCCTCGACGCCGCCGAGGCGCTGGTCCGGCAGGTCTGCTGA
- a CDS encoding ABC transporter permease yields MSTDEPVTSHEAAAVQERKARRGFPWNDVWVTVAAFVLAFIVSAVVMVAADPDISKEWSYLFSRPDALTDSWSEVSAAYVALFQGAFGSWSAITATTAQAAPLICGGLAIGLGFKAGLFNIGGQGQAIAGATLAAWAGFSFHSLPLVPHLVLAMLAGLLGGAVWGGIAGVLKARAGANEVIVTIMLNYVASGLLAWLLTTKAFQMPGRTDPIAPVVDWNATFPRLAGSQLHLGFFIALLLAVATWWLLDRTRLGFQIKAVGANPRASATAGMNVATVTAVTMTISGALAGFAGVEVALGPISGATPTQLSIGLVGSIGFDAITVALLGRSRPFGIVLAGLFWGAMSQGGLRMQALAQTSLDLVSVIQAVIVMFVAAPMLVKTVLPFLRTARERRRRAPAGPSERDSRKGALA; encoded by the coding sequence ATCTCCACCGATGAGCCGGTGACCAGCCACGAGGCGGCCGCCGTCCAGGAGCGGAAGGCCCGGCGCGGCTTCCCGTGGAACGACGTGTGGGTGACGGTGGCCGCCTTCGTGCTGGCCTTCATCGTCTCCGCAGTCGTGATGGTCGCCGCGGACCCGGATATCTCCAAGGAGTGGAGCTATCTCTTCTCCCGCCCCGACGCCCTCACCGATTCGTGGTCGGAGGTCTCAGCCGCCTATGTGGCGCTGTTCCAGGGAGCCTTCGGCTCCTGGTCGGCGATCACCGCCACCACGGCGCAGGCGGCCCCGCTGATCTGCGGCGGCCTGGCCATCGGCCTGGGCTTCAAGGCCGGCCTGTTCAACATCGGCGGCCAGGGCCAGGCCATCGCCGGGGCGACGCTGGCGGCATGGGCCGGCTTCAGCTTCCACTCCCTGCCGCTGGTGCCCCATCTGGTGCTGGCGATGCTCGCCGGTCTGCTCGGCGGAGCGGTCTGGGGCGGCATCGCCGGCGTCCTCAAGGCCCGTGCGGGGGCCAACGAGGTGATCGTCACGATCATGCTCAACTATGTGGCCTCGGGACTGCTGGCCTGGCTGCTCACCACCAAGGCCTTCCAGATGCCCGGGCGGACCGATCCGATCGCCCCGGTGGTCGACTGGAACGCCACCTTCCCGCGGCTGGCCGGCTCCCAGCTCCACCTGGGATTCTTCATCGCCCTGCTGCTGGCGGTCGCGACCTGGTGGCTGCTGGACCGCACCCGGTTGGGATTCCAGATCAAGGCGGTGGGCGCCAACCCGCGGGCCTCGGCGACGGCCGGCATGAATGTGGCCACCGTCACTGCGGTCACGATGACCATCTCGGGAGCCCTGGCCGGATTCGCCGGCGTCGAGGTGGCCCTTGGCCCGATCTCGGGGGCCACCCCCACCCAGCTGTCGATCGGGCTGGTGGGATCGATCGGATTCGACGCCATCACGGTGGCCCTGCTCGGTCGTTCACGGCCCTTCGGGATCGTGCTGGCGGGCCTGTTCTGGGGCGCCATGAGCCAGGGCGGCCTGAGGATGCAGGCCCTGGCGCAGACCTCGCTGGATCTGGTGAGCGTCATCCAGGCCGTCATCGTGATGTTCGTGGCCGCCCCGATGCTGGTCAAGACCGTGCTGCCCTTCCTCAGGACGGCACGGGAGCGGCGGCGCAGGGCCCCCGCCGGCCCGTCGGAGCGCGACTCCAGGAAGGGAGCGCTGGCATGA
- a CDS encoding hemolysin family protein gives MTEVLSNAALVLLFILVGGVFSAAEMALVTLRGSQIQQLVVTRGSRGRAIQKLVEDPNRFLSSVQIGVTVSGFLASAFGGATLATDLSPVLIGRGVPGAVAGPLSLVLITAVISYFSIVLGELAAKRLAMQRAEGFALVLGPITGAISVAFRPLIWFLGISTDFVVEVLGGDPRAARQEVTEEELRSMVVSSASLGKEERRILDDVFDAGEKSLREVMVPRTEVDFLDGSMTAARAFEVVRDGSHSRYPVTDGSVDQIAGFVHVRDMLVLDPAERHAKLHQLVRPVASLPDSVKLLKALAELRRRQAHLAMVLDEYGGTAGIVTMEDLVEEIVGDITDEYDTVAPTDAMHARQRDIDGLLTLEEFQDRVGLVLPEGPYDTVAGYFMFQYGQVPVKGAKISMHLHAGDTASDQIDEEAEPNVEMTVTELDGRRASWLELRRIGPVPAGLSGADGPERRP, from the coding sequence ATGACTGAGGTGTTGTCGAACGCCGCCCTGGTCCTGCTCTTCATCCTGGTGGGCGGGGTGTTCTCAGCCGCGGAGATGGCCCTGGTCACCCTGCGTGGGAGCCAGATCCAGCAGCTCGTGGTCACCCGAGGCTCCCGGGGCCGGGCGATCCAGAAACTGGTCGAGGACCCGAACAGGTTCCTGTCATCGGTCCAGATCGGCGTCACCGTCTCGGGTTTCCTGGCCTCGGCCTTCGGCGGCGCGACGCTGGCCACTGATCTGAGCCCGGTTCTCATCGGCCGGGGTGTGCCCGGAGCGGTGGCCGGCCCGCTGTCCCTGGTTCTCATCACCGCGGTGATCTCCTATTTCTCCATCGTGCTGGGGGAGCTCGCCGCCAAACGACTGGCGATGCAGCGCGCCGAGGGGTTCGCTCTGGTGCTCGGCCCCATCACCGGTGCGATATCGGTCGCCTTCAGGCCACTCATCTGGTTCCTCGGCATCTCCACCGATTTCGTGGTCGAGGTGCTGGGCGGCGATCCCCGAGCGGCCCGCCAGGAGGTCACCGAGGAGGAACTGAGATCGATGGTGGTGTCCTCGGCGAGCCTCGGGAAGGAGGAGCGCCGGATCCTCGACGACGTCTTCGACGCGGGAGAGAAGTCGTTGCGCGAGGTGATGGTGCCGCGTACCGAGGTCGATTTCCTGGACGGCTCCATGACGGCCGCACGGGCCTTCGAGGTGGTGCGCGACGGATCCCACTCGCGGTACCCGGTCACCGACGGCTCCGTCGACCAGATCGCCGGATTCGTCCACGTGCGCGACATGCTGGTGCTCGATCCGGCCGAGCGCCATGCCAAGCTGCACCAGCTCGTTCGTCCGGTCGCCTCCCTGCCCGACTCGGTGAAACTGCTCAAGGCACTTGCGGAGCTCCGCCGCAGGCAGGCCCACCTGGCCATGGTCCTCGACGAGTACGGCGGCACCGCGGGCATCGTCACCATGGAGGATCTCGTGGAGGAGATCGTCGGCGACATCACAGACGAGTACGACACCGTAGCCCCCACTGACGCGATGCACGCCAGGCAGCGCGACATCGACGGGCTGCTCACCCTGGAGGAGTTCCAGGACAGGGTCGGGCTGGTGCTGCCCGAGGGGCCCTACGACACAGTGGCCGGATACTTCATGTTCCAATACGGTCAGGTGCCGGTCAAAGGTGCGAAGATCAGCATGCACCTGCACGCCGGTGACACGGCGTCCGATCAGATCGACGAGGAAGCGGAGCCGAATGTGGAGATGACAGTCACCGAGCTCGACGGGCGGCGCGCCTCCTGGCTGGAACTGCGCCGGATCGGCCCTGTGCCGGCCGGCCTCTCGGGTGCTGACGGGCCGGAGCGAAGGCCGTGA